The Daphnia carinata strain CSIRO-1 chromosome 9, CSIRO_AGI_Dcar_HiC_V3, whole genome shotgun sequence nucleotide sequence GGATAATAGGACGACTTTGGTCGACATGGTCTTGCAATGagttgtcgtttttttttcacattacCAGAAGACAAGTGTCAATTATCTTGCACTGCCACCTGTTGACAAGTGCATGAATCCATGGCCAGCATGCGTGATTAAGAGACCACCCGACAGCACGATGTCCGTGATTTGACCGATGTCCGTAATCTATGAATGTCTGAgtagaagaaaatggaaattaattTTGTTGCAGAACAAGAGAACACTAAGACATTACATAttcgacattttcttttcgtctacTGACAGATGTTACCGTATTCAATATTCTACATGGAAAGCAAAGTTTGTAGAGTTTCTACTGGTACTTTGCCAATGTTCCAGGTAAAAAAGTTCACAGTAATTTTTCTGATCACTCCCCACCCCCCACATAGCTTTTCACTTTTCAGGCTTTTGCAATCCGCCTGATGGATGGAACGTGGACTTTAAGAAAACACAACATGTGAATGATCAACGACGTGCCATCACCAGGGTGCTGTTACAAACTACTGGCCAAACTTGATTTGATAAATTGTAGGGCGTTGAAAcaatgcattttttctttttttaaattaaaatcaCTCGGCCTTTTACCTGATGGCTGGAAAATTCTCAAAGAGACAAATTACTGTACGCCCATTTCTCATCCACCATTTGTTCTATTGAATTTTTCTGAAACGTGGTCGAGGAAGGACACGAGCGGATGAATTGAACGGCAGCAGCGCATCAATCTAGAAATTAGCATGTCTTTTTTTAAGGGTTTTGAATTTGACGTTTGATagtaagaaacaaaacgtACGACACGCTACGTACCCGCTCATAGCACCGCAATTATTGGCCAATTAATCCGTGTAACATAATGTGCGCAATTATTAAACGCGTGACCGAAGAGCCCATCGAGGAAGGCAGCCAATCCCTgtaaggtaaaataaaaaataagaatttaacCTATGACACTTTGCGCACCGCTTTcgaaataatttaaaattgcaggcaaaaatgataataatacgTTGGCCTTCTCTCTTTGTGTTCCAGAGACTTTAAAGTCGATCCCCCTCTCTCTTTATCGAATGTGTGTGGTtatcaaccaaaaaaaaaaaattgaatgtcGGCTAAGCATTTTTCCGACCGTGTCCTCTAAGCTGGCCAAATGACTTTTGCTTACATAATGACGTCAGTTATAATAATGACAGTTTGGCAAAATTATGGGGCAAACTGTCACTGCTGCAGGCAAAGAGAACACGCCTCTATTTTTCTTACATCTCCTCTTTacgagaggggaaaaaatatgaatttgttttcttttgttgtttggcTTCTCACAGGTCGGTTTTGACCATTTTCAATGGAAATTATTCCCCCGCCCTTCCCATtgaaatggaggaaaaaaatacaacataGATTTTTATAGTCTAGATGATCGTTATTCACCGCAACACATTGATGGCCGATCGTGACTTTATTGTCGAAATGGCACGCGgccaaacgaaacaaaaattcacacacgtaatgattctcaGCATTGGTTTTTATCCGGGAGTCTGGACTATTGACCATTCACGCGTGTTATAAGATTAtattgtagttttttttttcagaaagaaaatatcCCCATGGATTTCTATATAACTCCCCCCTTTGGAAACCCCAaatataaaaaggaaaagattggATACAAGAGGATGCCAATGCTGAAATATATAAGAACTTGACCCAAATCAAATCATCTTGAGATCGgacaattaaaaaaagacCGTTTGTTCCCGAGCTTGTTAAATTATCTAATTGAACACAATAGGTCTCGCgttattgttttaaaaatacgGGGTGATAGGTGTGAGAAAATTATTCCATTCAAAATTCGACCGCGTCTGGACTTTTAACCGCTTTATGTcttacttttaatttttttttcacgactttcttttgttttgttttctgatgCTGCCTGCCAATGTCGTTCTCGCTCAAACCTATTACATTGTTTTATGTAGGGGGGTGTTTTCTCTCAGCTGGAAATAATGATACACAGTGCCTCAACGGGGGACTCCGGTCAAGCCCCGCAGAACGGACACGCCTCTCTGCACGCGCATGAACATCGCAATATAACCTATAGAAATCGTACCTGCTATTATTTATGTACACGAGATGGGTAGCCGGAGAATCGTTCTCTTCGACAGTTCAAGATCGTTGTCTGTTATTTCTGCCGACTGGCCATTTTTACGTCCGTACGCGCGGACTTGACCCACTTTTATTCCCTGCCCGAAAAGACataataactaaaataaacaaataaacaaaacaataaaaatagtttaccttttttttttaacgtgtgGATGGTATTCGCCCTTGCTAATATATCACCACCATCTTCTACATCAATTGTTGTGCGGCCGAATGTTTATTTTCACGCGTGCGTGCGGCCACTGTTCCTTTAGAAAAGTGGATCGTCCGGTGGGTGAacaattcttttcttctagcCACCCGCTGGGTTCGTATCCTGTTATAATTCCTAAAGTCCGCTAAATATCCATCAAGCACGACGCGTGCGGACATCACATTAAGGTGTTTTGCGCACCCAATTGAGCCATTAACCGTCAATGCACGACAGCTGAAGGCTGCGatgattttgtatttttctcgaattaaagttttttttttttctgcgcgGGAAACtaactggaaaaaaagagagaaacaagatttattattattagattatttatatatatataacgtATTTAAACCGCATAGAGGGGGTGACATGTagtgccatctagcggcgacctgcttttccttccttcctccACCCGCTGGATGCGTTTAGAACACCGCAAATTTTGCGTGCTCCGGGCATGCACCGAGttccctcctcctccacccTGAAGAGTGTGGGTGGGTTCATGAGGTATGCTTCGCCTCGTGCTGTACGTTAAGACGAGAGGCCTCCGTATAATCAAAACAGCTGCTGGGCCTTTTCCTTTCTGGAATAGAGAGTAAGAGTTCTTTGAAGGCGAGGATAAAAGGCAGCGCGTTATTCGTTCGGTTGTCTTACTGTCGATTCACAATTCGCAGAGTCACTTGTGTCCAATCCTCCGCTCTCCACCTATTTTtttagagcaaaaaaaaattttatttcgtttaattataaaaaaaaagaaaattctacaCAATTTATTACATCCGTTCAACATGGCACGACCACACCAGGTGAATCTACTCATCCCTCCCTGCTACTTCTTACTCCCCTTTTTTCGGAAATAACGTGACAAAGTGTGctcttattttctctctttcatttgGTTCTTTTATCCCACATCGGTAGTTGACTGTGATCTTCTCCGTCTTTTGGATTATTACGCAATGCTTGGCTGATTACTATTCACCAGCTAATTACGACACGTATTACCAGGTAAAAACcttctattgttattttgccctttttgaaaaccaaaaactgTTGGCTTggattcactttcttttttgcaacGCAAAAATTAGTTTCGACTATCAGCGAAATTCAGATTTCCGTAATAACAGTTGAtgtctttttaaatttgaaaaaaattttttgaaaaccgccgttttttttagttgtcaAAAACCTTTGGTTTTTTGGGGggccattaaaaattttcgttgctggaaatttcaaaatgatgATGACTTTGATTGCATCCACcctaataatttaaaaatatttttgtgaattcccgcattttttttctcggggTGGGCGTGAAGGTGCCGGCCTACTATCAGTACAGTTGGGAAGTGAAGGACGAGCCATCCGGCAATGATTATCGTCAACAGGAGACCCGCGACGGCCATTTGACCACTGGATTGTATCAAGTTCTTCTACCCGGTGGCCGCCACCAGGTAAGTTTCacgccatttttatttcttttttaagattaaacaaaacaaaaaaaatgggcctTTATTTTACAAGATGGTTGAGCCCTCTTGTCCTACATTCTCTgcctcaaaagaaaaaattgttcaAAAACAAGACACGGTTCGCCAAGTTTCACAAACACAAAAGTCGTGCTTGTAGGGTTCAAATTCTTCTCCAGTATTCCTTTCTCTAACTTCAGAGCTCGCacagtgttttcttttatattgggattcagaaaaaaagaaaaaacgttgAATCGCGTAAAAACGAGTCGCAATTCACGGTATCTAAGGAGAGTACGTTTATAAATTCCGTCTCAATggtttttcactttcttcctCATTACATAAGTTTCAAATGATTCCCTTTTCCTCGTATGGCGACATCATCTTTGCAATTGCAAACAACGTACTCtctacaaaaacaacaaactaTCAAACGGGCGGGGGtccacttcaattttttttttagcgccaaaagaaaaaatacaaaacatcAATATTTTAAAGGTGCGTATCGATTGACAAATGAAGAGAAATTTTTCAGCCCATcgcaaaaaacaaagaagggAGCTCAACAAGAGTGAGAGTATACAGAGCCTCCTGCTGTTCACGTTGTCCTTCGTTCACAGCAGCAGCTCAAAGAGAGATGCACCTGACGTTTTGtgttccaaaaaagaaaaggatcttTAGTCAGGCGACACTTGGATCACGATAATTACCGACATCCTGCCCCGTGAACTGCAATGTTTCTAATAGCCCTCTAGTTAAAGAGCGTAATCATATACAGGGCTAACTAGGATTGCGCAAACAActtctcccattttttcttttatatactTTACCGTATCCTCATTAGAACGAGAATAATGTGTGACGTCATTCGAATGTTGGAACGTGACCAATTGAACAAACGAACGAAAGGGAATCCCTTGCGTTGGTTTATTAACGAGGGTATCAGACCACACAACAAACGACACCCCCGGGTAGTTTGGGTACGATCCGCTATAATTTAAGCCgttcgaaacaaaagaaggaaggcTTATTAATAATTATCTTCGTGTTCCCTCGACCTTGCCGATTATGTGGGAGCAAGAATATAACGGACGcgggaagaaaaacattttttttccacggcGCTGATTACAGCGCGTGAAATAGAGTCGCACAAACAGAAAGGTAAGTAAGGTATACAGGtacatctcctttttttttatatgtgtgAATCaatcattttccctttttcgcggtaaaggcaaaacaaaagaaaaacgaagaatgcATTTTTCGTGCTGTGATGATCCgcacggttttttttttttttactattcaaTTTTTCCAGTTGATTTCGTGGCCGCCCACCTTATTTTCCTCCTTTCGACAtgttcaaaaaggaaaaggataTAAACGCAATAATATCCGTTGCTTTACTAAATTTAGTTGTTACGATAGAAAGTCATACGAGACTAATTAGGTTACACATTGGTCAactattttttcctttttattattattaacgaaattttatttcctttctccTCGCCGGTATAGATACTACAATTACATTCGCCAGTGCTTATTATCAGATTGAACGAGcgttaaaaacaatttcaaattgcCCATCAGAGCATGGAAGACGACAAAAAACTGTAGCAACTCCCCCCTTCTAATAATATTCTTTCCTTCCAAGGGTTGAATAGcaacgattttgttttcacagAATTCCATTGCGTGTCTGCGTTCTGATTAAATAAtccctttgtttttattctttttttatttatttattcatgcGCTTTAATCTGGGGGAACGATCGACTTAGACGGTCAATTATAGAGTGGACAAGGACTCGGGCTTCATGGCCGACGTCAGCTACCAGGGCGAAAACAACTATTTCACTTTCAAGAGTAACTACCAGCATCAGTTGTCCGACACAGACTACATCAAAGCCCCGGCCCCGCAAGGATCCATCCCACCGGTCACTTACGCCATCGACTACGCTCCGGTGGTAGCGCAACAACCGCCCGCGGCCTATCACAACTACCCCTCATCGTACGATAATTACGAGCCCCATCGTCCGGCTTACATCAGCTACAACTCCGCcattcaaaaacaacaagaggcAGACACGTATTACGACGCGACGGAGAGACCTAGTTATCCTGCCCGTCCCCAGCAATCTTATCCCACCCGTAACAAATACGGATTTGATGATGCACCGGCCATCcggacgacaacaacaacagccgccCCGATGACTAACCCGCCCGTGACGACGACCGAAGCAACGACCACGACGGCTGCGCAAAGCGACTACGATTACGCTCATAAACCCGATTACTCTGTGCCGATGTATCCGCTCTACCGGGCGGATTTCTATTCCGCTCGAGCTAAGGCTGGCAAATCTGTTGCGCAAACGCAAGATAATTACGGAGTCGACGAAGAAGGCTACACTTACATCAAACCATCGGCCAAATATTCGATTCCCGATAAATTGGGATCGTATGAAATTAATCACCGGAAAGCCACCGCGAGGAAACCAATGGTTTCGGATTATCAAGCCCCAGAAGCCCTTATCCAATCAAAGTGAAACGGAGgtcttttttagaaaaaatcaaacagaaaagataaaaactGGAGGAAAATGGGGAGAGGTGAAAGTAATATAACGCACGGAACTAcaagaaacacacaaaaaaagaaaatttatgagcattttttaaaaatattttcttcttatttctaCAAATGATTGTGTTGCTCTGTGCTCATCAATGTCCgagaaaaactattttttgccAACTGTAATTTATCAACAATAAACAACttcgaaaaaaattcattcaattttgaaatttactttctttttttttttgcagaggACAACGTCAATCATTTTGAATAGGGggaatttaaagaaaaattaaaagattgggcaataattacaaaaaaattttaggcTGTCGAACTTTATAAACATGTTGAACACGCAGGTGTTAGCCCCAGGGTGTTATTAACTCACGCGTAATAAGCgttcgtcattttttttctggaaacaaaagtttttcgAAAGGCCACAatcaaaatgtcaaaaaaCCGCAAAAAATTGGCTGCGGTTTGTTACgtcgtattttaaaaaaagcagGATGAATAGCATTTTTGAACTAGTGCACTACAACAGAACAGCAAATATGAAGAAATAGTGCTGCATATAGAGCTGTAATAATAATTGTCACAAGACCGCGAATATTTCAAGGAGACAGTGAAAAATGGCTGCCCGTTTTCGATTTTGACCAGTCAATTCGTTTGGTCGCTCTATAATtcacggtaaaaaaaaacggatgtgTCACCTGAAATTCAACGGGGAGTGTGCGTTCCCCCTCCTCTCATTATGTAATGTTCTCGACCACCTGAACGTCCTTGGCCTACTTTAAAACTATTTGGCTTTTCCAGttggttaaaagaaaaatgttgaatttaCGGATTGTTTCCCTTTTAACGCGATGGCAACGCTGGAGCAGTTCGAAATCTACttctctacatttttttcgattttcacgCCCCCTTATCTCATACTAATCCTTTCCATCATTTCATAACGTGACCTGCGAACGACAGAGGGAGACTACAATCGCTCAAATAtcttttgaattatttttaacgtGTATGCTCTACATGGTGAACTGAATTCCTCTCGCCAAACACGATTTctacaaaaacacaaaaaattgcGAACAAAAAAGGTTTACCAAgaatctcccccccccccttctcatATGTTACGTTCACTTGGAAAGTTTGGGACAACAATACGTACAGCTGAATCGTGTtgttcaggaaaaaaaaagaaaattgcacgtttgaaaaatggcgcgaaaaacaatttttgggCGATCCATATAGAAAAGTGAATTACAAAATCAGCCATAATTTTGGAGATAGCCGATGCATAAATAGATGAGCATGACAAACGTTATGTATGCTTTGTTGAACGAGtatatgcaaaacaaaaaaggcgtGACGGcagaaacaaaatagaaaattgttTGCCGAGCGATTCAATCAATAGAGAAAACACGCACGAACTGGGTGACGTCACACAGGCGAAACCGATTTTTAAACACAAAATCGTTTTCGAACGACGGAACCAGGTTTCTTttcgttaaaaagaaaataatttcaccaagaaaaaataatcagCGATCACCTTTGAACCTCGGGTTTAGTAATGATTCTCAtcttctttccaaaaaaatagATCGTGAATCATTTGGCagcaaaatgggaaaaaaaaactctcgaTCGTTTTTCGTGTAAATCAATTATGATGGTAAATAATTTTCTAAAGATGTTAATATTATAGAAAGGCAACTCTTTTCTGATGTGGTAATAATCCTTGAACTGACAGAGACAACAGCACAGACAAAAAAGTAGCCATGAATGCTGGCAACAGAACTCCCGAGAAGAATGTGTTCAAGACAATTCACGACCACATTCAAAGAAATGGTAGATGCCACACCCTCTTGTACAAATTATGGCTTGAATTTGCtggtccattttttttatgtgttgaAGTTCTCTCGAGTTATATACCGAGTCCCACAACAAGTAAAATGGTCAACGAGACAATCAGCAGCccgaggaaaacaaaattagtgTAAATCAATGTGGGCTGGAACCAGCCCAACCCAACTGCACGATCCCGTTTACTTTTTTCTCGGGCCTGTTAACAAAGGACAATACGACAATTTTCCCGCCATtttaagaaaggaaaaaaaacgaggcaaTTGAAGCAGGAAAATTGTCATCCAAAATGAAACACGAAATGCAAATCAGCAGCTGTTAAACAGCCAACAATAAAATGGATTGTCACGATGAGGAGTctcaataggaaaaaaaaccgGCACGTGCGTTGTAAAAACGATTATCAATGACGCCATTTCTGGTAAACTTGTTGATATTTATCGACATTGATTTATTGGACACGTCGTGCATAAGCTACGACTATGGATTCAACAAACCTCGCCCTGATTAAAATCTACACAAATAATATGGTGGAATGCACTCACCTGTGAAAACAGCTTTCAGGAACAGCATGCTGGAATTCTCTGCTTTCCTCCAAACGTGTGAGAACGTATCACGATTTTCCAATGCAAGATATCATTCATCCGCAATCAAttgaataattaaagaatcTGTTTTGCTACTGGCTTTATCaacgtttctttattttaggTAGATGCATCACCATAAATTGAAGGGTTTCAAAGATATTCTACGATTCATTTTTCGACTAAACGTCTTTCATCAGCGAATGATATGGATTTCTGATCCGATGATCCCTATCCTCTAAATTAAAACAACGTTGCCAGAACTATTTGATGCCTAAGCGCCATCTATGGAAATTTGGCAGACGAAAATTTTTTCGACTGGTGAGCAGTTAAAATATTacatatttttccttttttaatatttaattttcttttcgtgcaGTGAAACGATAAAATCGAATGCAACACACAATTTTAAAGTCTAATTTCAAGCCCTAGAGAAATCTAAACCCACAAAAGGCTAAATTGGTGTTAATTACACTTTAAAATCTTGCTAGCAATTTTATCAATcaattacaacaacaaaaaaccgTAAAAAGTtccaatcccccccccccgaaaaaaTTTCACCATCAGTTTTGAAGACGTCTAATAATCGATAGACTTAGAGGTGCATTCCATCAACGGATAACATCACCGTATATCCGCCATGACACTTGCCTCTTTTACCTTCCATATCTTCCACGAAAATCTTGAGCTGCAGCGGCAATGGATACCTAGAAAGTTTTTAATGCTCGTCTGACTATAAAGAAGGATCGTGTGTACAAAACAACACGCAAATGTCTCATcattgtcttttctctttacTTTTGACGAGCGTCTAACACAGCCGCGATTGCATCTGCCAAGTTTTCTGCTTCTATAGAAGCGCCAATCTTAATGCAAAAAGcttttaaacatatttttgttaaatgatTTAACCGTCAGTCCCAGTTTGGTAAATCATCTTTCAAACGTCCAGCAATGGCTTCCATCAAAGAGTAGGCGCGGTCACGAATTGGCGGCACATcacataaaatttaaaaaaatgaagtttaaaacaaaaataaaactattattAATAGTTGATTGAGTACTTGCGAGTCATCAGTTATTGATCGTTTTTCTTGAAGAAGGGAAAACAGCGCTCCTTATTTAAGTTGGTTTCCTACATCTTGTGATTCTGCACTTTTGAGGATCCGgcgaacacagctttcactCGGCGTATGAATCCGTGTATAGGTAGCACCTTATATTGCGGGGTGACGTCGGTTCCTTTGATTATGCTAATTCATCATCAGAAAAATTGTGTACCTGAAACACACACGACCATCATCGTGGAAGTATGCCAATGGACCGTGATCTCACTTTAAACGATTTCAGTAGGTAGATTTAATTGTCCTTTTCGTCACGGGTACTGgaacctaaaaacaaaagaaaaaattcttgaaattttttttttattctaaaatATTTCATTAGATGCTTGACCGTGAACGGGATGTATGGCGAATAGAAATTGTTACTCTACAATGAAACATACAATTTAAGAGAATTTTAATTTAAGTAGATCGTgagttttgccttttttctttttacgggAGGCCATTTTTATACAGCAATGAAGTTTGACAATACAAGGGAcatgttttctcctttttttatgcTTTGTATATATGTCGCCTAAATATTATTCCAGAAAAGATTACTACCACGACGAGAAAAGGACgccaaagaaaatcaaaattttaaatgattcgAAAGGACGGAGTAACTTAATTGCACTGCTCgttatttcttctttgtttcgttttttaattaaagaaaaactctcACACAGATTACAAATTCCCAATGCAAGTTTCCGTTTTAACAATGTCAATTGGACTTTATGTTATCggtcaccaaaaaaaaaaagtcccttCGGACTAATTTCGGTTACATTTGGTCACGTCGCCTCCCATGGAGGTTGAACGTATTCTAAAGGCCTTGATATTTACCTATGTATGCAGTTGGCAAACAAAATTACTTACCCActttcgatttcattttttcttgagGTTTTTGAATTTATCCAAGTTTGGCGCGAGGCCAAGTCACCAGCAAGTCTGGCGAGCATTTGCCAGTGATGCATTACGGTTTCTTTTTAGCCGAAACAACTTTAATCGGTTAGTAATCTATGCTGGTTGATATAGAACTATGCACATATTCAGATGAGGCTAGGCTCTAAAATCAGACTGTATTTCTCTGAAATCTATTTATATTTGTGGCTGGGCTGCTTGCCGAATTCAGTGGAAAGACAGATCGAACAGGTGCGGCTGATAAATAGGCATGAAACATTAGCAGACGCTTTTTGGCCTATGCGTAGTTGCAAATATTTGTTAAtttgtaaaagaaatttttctttttattttatatgcGCGAAGAACTGAGGAGGAACTGGAACT carries:
- the LOC130688872 gene encoding uncharacterized protein LOC130688872, with product MARPHQLTVIFSVFWIITQCLADYYSPANYDTYYQVPAYYQYSWEVKDEPSGNDYRQQETRDGHLTTGLYQVLLPGGRHQTVNYRVDKDSGFMADVSYQGENNYFTFKSNYQHQLSDTDYIKAPAPQGSIPPVTYAIDYAPVVAQQPPAAYHNYPSSYDNYEPHRPAYISYNSAIQKQQEADTYYDATERPSYPARPQQSYPTRNKYGFDDAPAIRTTTTTAAPMTNPPVTTTEATTTTAAQSDYDYAHKPDYSVPMYPLYRADFYSARAKAGKSVAQTQDNYGVDEEGYTYIKPSAKYSIPDKLGSYEINHRKATARKPMVSDYQAPEALIQSK